One bacterium genomic window carries:
- a CDS encoding PorV/PorQ family protein — MKYLLNIMLIFVYLSVWPSYLPASKEDLGTTGATFLKIGIGARALALGETYISLGNDLEAMFHNPAGLNFITNQELNFMHLDYFDDISYEYLGYAKRLSPSRILAGGLSCLHMGRFTKWDKEGNELGSFSAGDTLLSLSYAQSLTEDEDAFMGTNVKLIYQRLSSFVSKSVALDLGLLKESGVEGLRYGVSLQNLGTKVKFDKTEDKLPLNLKLGLSYQYLDEAMITGLDINIPNDGKINLHLGHEYTLGENFILRLGYQNGPAKYAHGFGGGFGIKYGDLALSYAFVPYNEELGNSHYISLLYQFGLKVEEKVKKPKAKEDLTYQDKEQDKKKESKSPPEERPKINQELLPELAKETKLAKEKKLPKKEEIPQKKAPISKIEKFKDKAKETTYPEYEYYLKKYPEVSKMAKDPKNVQREKVKKRLDFEDYVNLDLFKDEEELTLREERRQGAWTMIRKITPPEKPKVSRELKEERKSLALEEREPLETYKVEIYKEDSYKEDSYKEDPFFKSPKKEMAFNEGWSDYAYDPDTYEYFKKKYGFKEKKYKTLDEYPELKKYLEEEKTLKEEKPFSLPVKKEVTEEKIKEEKPKEEKPASLPVKLPVKKEVTGEEIKEEKTLKEEKPSSLPVKKEEDLQKEDIWEGIKEEVIKELCR, encoded by the coding sequence ATGAAATACTTACTAAATATAATGTTAATCTTTGTTTATCTATCTGTCTGGCCTTCTTATTTACCTGCTTCTAAAGAAGATCTAGGAACCACGGGAGCAACTTTTTTAAAGATAGGCATAGGGGCGAGAGCTTTAGCTTTGGGAGAAACTTACATTTCCCTGGGGAATGATCTCGAAGCGATGTTTCATAATCCAGCCGGATTAAATTTTATCACTAATCAAGAATTAAACTTTATGCACTTAGATTATTTTGATGATATTAGTTATGAATATTTAGGATATGCTAAGCGACTTTCTCCTTCTCGGATCTTAGCTGGTGGTCTTTCTTGTTTGCATATGGGAAGATTTACTAAGTGGGATAAAGAAGGTAATGAATTAGGTAGTTTTTCTGCCGGGGATACCTTACTTAGCCTCTCTTATGCTCAAAGTTTGACTGAAGATGAAGATGCTTTTATGGGAACTAATGTTAAACTTATTTATCAAAGACTTTCCAGCTTTGTTTCTAAGAGTGTGGCTTTGGATTTGGGTCTTTTAAAGGAGAGTGGTGTGGAAGGATTAAGATACGGAGTTTCTCTCCAAAATTTAGGAACTAAGGTTAAATTTGATAAGACAGAAGATAAACTTCCTTTAAATTTAAAATTGGGCCTAAGTTACCAATACTTAGACGAGGCTATGATTACCGGATTAGATATTAATATACCTAATGATGGTAAGATTAATCTTCATTTAGGGCATGAATATACCTTAGGAGAAAACTTTATTCTTAGATTAGGTTACCAGAATGGACCTGCCAAATATGCTCATGGATTTGGGGGAGGGTTTGGAATTAAGTATGGCGACCTTGCTCTTAGTTATGCTTTTGTTCCTTATAATGAGGAATTAGGTAATAGTCACTACATTTCTTTATTATACCAATTTGGTCTAAAAGTTGAAGAAAAGGTTAAAAAGCCAAAGGCGAAAGAGGATCTTACTTATCAAGATAAAGAACAAGATAAAAAAAAAGAGAGCAAAAGTCCTCCAGAGGAAAGACCAAAGATAAACCAAGAACTACTTCCTGAGTTAGCTAAAGAGACTAAGTTAGCTAAAGAAAAAAAATTGCCTAAAAAAGAAGAGATTCCCCAAAAAAAAGCTCCTATTTCTAAGATAGAGAAATTTAAAGATAAAGCTAAAGAGACTACTTATCCTGAATATGAGTATTATCTTAAGAAATATCCAGAAGTATCTAAAATGGCTAAAGATCCAAAGAATGTTCAAAGAGAAAAAGTTAAGAAAAGGCTTGATTTTGAGGATTATGTGAATTTAGATCTTTTTAAAGATGAAGAGGAACTTACCTTAAGAGAAGAACGAAGGCAAGGTGCTTGGACTATGATAAGAAAGATTACTCCACCTGAAAAGCCCAAAGTTTCTCGTGAATTAAAAGAAGAAAGAAAATCATTGGCTCTTGAAGAAAGAGAGCCTCTTGAGACTTATAAAGTTGAGATTTATAAAGAAGATAGCTACAAAGAAGATAGCTACAAAGAAGACCCTTTTTTTAAGTCTCCTAAGAAAGAAATGGCTTTTAATGAAGGTTGGTCAGATTATGCTTATGATCCTGATACTTATGAGTACTTTAAAAAAAAGTATGGTTTTAAAGAAAAAAAGTATAAGACTCTAGACGAATATCCGGAATTAAAAAAATATCTCGAAGAAGAAAAAACCTTAAAAGAAGAAAAGCCTTTCTCTCTTCCTGTAAAAAAAGAAGTAACAGAGGAAAAAATTAAAGAAGAAAAACCTAAAGAAGAAAAACCTGCCTCTCTTCCTGTAAAACTTCCTGTAAAAAAAGAAGTAACAGGGGAAGAAATTAAAGAAGAAAAGACCTTAAAAGAAGAAAAGCCTTCCTCTCTTCCCGTAAAAAAAGAAGAAGACTTGCAGAAAGAAGATATTTGGGAAGGTATTAAGGAAGAAGTTATTAAGGAGTTATGTAGATAA
- a CDS encoding ribulose 1,5-bisphosphate carboxylase large subunit, producing MKDQDQFFVTYQIKASKDQIEAIANDICLEQTVEVIEELIQDSWIKENIIGQVKKISQVSANIFEVMINYHHQITGYQLPQLMSILYGNISLKASIKVVNISLSKELLAHFSGPRFGIEGIRKILGVKDRPLIAAALKPMGKGPKELAEFSYKLSLGGVDFIKDDYGLVDHPFCPFKERVKRCLEAINKAEIETGKKVIYLPNITDRYEKMLAHIKWAKEMGIGGILISPLIVGLDFMRYLAENKDLSLPIMAHPAFVGTLFNLDSGFSHEVILGDLMRLAGADLVIYPNYGGRFPFSKEICQRVDLALKKEMGNLKQAFPVIAGGLDIENIGQLKEFYGREVVFLIGSSLYAYSNDLVVNVKHLLKRVKSKE from the coding sequence ATGAAAGATCAAGACCAGTTTTTTGTGACCTATCAAATTAAGGCCTCTAAAGATCAGATTGAGGCCATCGCTAATGATATTTGCTTAGAACAAACGGTAGAAGTTATTGAAGAACTTATTCAAGATAGTTGGATAAAAGAAAATATTATTGGTCAGGTGAAAAAAATAAGTCAAGTCTCGGCTAATATCTTTGAGGTAATGATTAATTATCACCACCAAATAACTGGCTATCAATTACCTCAACTGATGAGTATTTTATATGGAAATATCTCTCTTAAAGCATCTATAAAGGTTGTCAATATTAGCCTTTCTAAAGAACTTTTAGCTCATTTTTCAGGTCCAAGATTTGGGATAGAAGGGATAAGAAAGATCTTAGGGGTAAAAGATAGGCCCTTAATAGCCGCAGCTTTAAAGCCTATGGGAAAAGGACCAAAAGAACTGGCCGAATTTTCCTATAAACTTAGCTTGGGTGGGGTTGATTTTATTAAAGATGATTATGGTTTAGTCGATCATCCTTTTTGTCCTTTTAAAGAAAGGGTAAAACGGTGTCTGGAAGCCATAAATAAAGCAGAAATAGAGACTGGAAAAAAGGTCATTTATCTTCCTAATATTACCGATCGTTACGAAAAGATGTTAGCCCATATTAAGTGGGCAAAAGAGATGGGGATTGGAGGAATATTAATCTCACCTTTAATCGTGGGACTGGACTTTATGCGTTATTTAGCCGAGAATAAGGATCTATCTTTGCCCATTATGGCTCACCCTGCTTTTGTAGGAACATTATTTAATCTTGATAGCGGCTTTTCCCATGAGGTAATATTAGGAGATCTAATGCGTTTGGCTGGCGCTGATTTGGTCATTTATCCAAATTATGGAGGACGTTTCCCTTTTTCAAAAGAAATATGCCAGAGGGTAGATCTGGCTTTAAAAAAGGAGATGGGTAATCTTAAGCAAGCATTTCCAGTGATTGCCGGAGGTTTAGATATTGAAAATATTGGCCAGTTAAAAGAGTTTTATGGTCGTGAGGTTGTTTTTTTAATTGGCTCAAGTCTTTACGCCTATTCCAACGATTTAGTGGTTAATGTAAAACATCTTCTCAAAAGAGTAAAAAGCAAGGAGTAA
- a CDS encoding O-antigen ligase family protein, whose translation MVNHSLSMKILYFTESKSFIFLIFLLGIPLLSLFLVFFSPLALISSFLGLAFLVLLYKYPEISVIALITFNVTFFKIENLPRLPLFGEASLLPGEVLILLTIAILIIKNIKDPNFFQIKSFFFLPYLILFFIWGFSIYLSLAYGFGFTETANTLRSCFYHIIFFLVILTIRDQGQLKRLLCLLYGLGVVITLLFAFMVLFGGAKYFTAPVFSVVVRELRAYDIGIETVSIGKGRICTDGPYLVSALFFIALTTLINTRDKKQRLIFTILSLLFLLTIILTFGRMLWLTSIIGLCLIYLLSNQYAKRYLLKYVAVLMVLALLVSVALSLTPLFTKGGSKSLLGFAKERFVGLFTKTTKEDSFKYRYWEAKKGMEVFKKHPFWGNGFPYYIGFDLRQEGDVVLLEKLGVGHNGYLDILCRTGMVGLVAYLCLSFYVIKISLKYFRMFSDPILLGLVLGLLVNYIRVMLNATSQSDFLAYHCGSVIALSFGLIDVSIRTSKREDLDL comes from the coding sequence ATGGTTAACCATTCTTTGTCTATGAAGATTCTCTACTTTACTGAATCTAAGTCTTTTATTTTTTTAATTTTCTTATTGGGTATTCCTCTCTTAAGTCTTTTCTTAGTCTTTTTTTCTCCTTTAGCCCTTATTTCATCTTTTTTAGGTTTAGCTTTCTTGGTCTTACTTTATAAGTATCCAGAAATAAGTGTGATTGCTTTAATTACCTTTAACGTTACTTTTTTTAAAATTGAGAATCTTCCTCGCCTTCCTTTATTTGGTGAAGCCAGCCTCCTGCCAGGGGAAGTCTTAATCTTGTTGACTATCGCCATATTGATTATTAAGAATATTAAAGACCCCAACTTTTTTCAGATTAAATCTTTCTTCTTTCTACCATATTTAATACTATTCTTTATCTGGGGATTTTCTATCTATCTTAGCTTAGCTTATGGTTTTGGTTTTACTGAAACAGCAAATACTTTGCGAAGTTGTTTTTATCATATTATCTTCTTCTTGGTTATCTTGACGATAAGAGATCAAGGCCAACTAAAGAGACTGCTTTGTCTTCTTTATGGCCTAGGGGTGGTGATTACTCTTTTATTTGCTTTTATGGTCTTATTTGGAGGAGCTAAGTATTTTACTGCTCCTGTCTTTAGTGTAGTGGTCAGGGAGCTACGGGCATATGATATAGGAATAGAGACTGTTTCTATAGGCAAAGGAAGGATCTGCACTGATGGTCCTTACTTGGTCTCAGCCTTATTCTTTATTGCTTTAACGACGCTCATTAATACGAGGGATAAAAAGCAACGTTTAATCTTTACTATTCTTTCGCTTCTTTTTCTTCTAACCATTATTCTTACCTTTGGAAGGATGCTTTGGCTAACCTCCATCATTGGGCTATGCTTGATTTACCTTCTTTCTAATCAATATGCCAAGAGGTATCTTTTAAAATATGTGGCTGTCTTAATGGTTCTTGCCTTATTGGTGTCTGTGGCTCTTAGTCTTACTCCATTATTTACTAAAGGAGGGTCAAAATCGCTTCTTGGTTTTGCCAAGGAAAGATTTGTTGGTTTATTTACCAAGACAACTAAAGAAGATAGTTTTAAGTATCGTTACTGGGAAGCAAAAAAAGGGATGGAAGTCTTTAAAAAACATCCTTTTTGGGGAAATGGATTTCCTTACTACATTGGTTTTGATTTAAGGCAAGAAGGAGATGTAGTCTTATTAGAGAAATTAGGGGTAGGTCATAATGGATATTTAGATATCTTATGTAGGACAGGGATGGTAGGGCTGGTAGCTTATTTATGTCTTTCGTTTTATGTAATTAAGATTAGTTTAAAGTATTTCCGAATGTTTTCTGATCCTATTCTTCTTGGTTTAGTTTTAGGGCTTTTAGTCAACTATATTAGAGTTATGCTTAATGCTACCTCTCAATCAGACTTTCTTGCCTATCATTGTGGTTCGGTAATTGCTTTAAGTTTTGGGTTAATTGATGTCTCTATAAGAACTTCAAAGAGAGAAGATCTGGATTTGTAA
- a CDS encoding polysaccharide export protein translates to MKKMTSIKITLIIISLLIDSLLISPLFKDYGYLRAEDYTLKTGDTIEVLVWEYKDLSRILTIRPDGKISFPLIDEIIAVGLTPKELDDIITQKLSSFFPQPKVTIIVQKFQYPQFSVIGQVNKSGVFTLDRDIKVLEAISWAGGFLPDADTRKALIFREKVGVVSLDLYSLLNLKKNENNILLKPNDILYIPNNKDNFVYMIGEVKNPGIYPLEDKLTLLKAIILAGNPKDSAMLPFTKVIRQTEKGIEIINVDLKDLALKPEHLNEVILQQGDIVYLPPTKLGKLNKILDQAMPLLMTIFYATGTTYNIKELYK, encoded by the coding sequence ATGAAAAAGATGACTTCTATTAAAATTACTTTAATAATTATTTCTTTGCTGATAGATTCTTTACTTATAAGTCCTTTATTTAAAGATTATGGTTATTTAAGGGCAGAAGATTATACTCTCAAAACAGGTGATACTATTGAAGTCTTGGTCTGGGAATATAAAGACTTATCACGGATTTTAACTATTCGACCTGATGGAAAGATCTCCTTTCCTTTAATTGATGAAATTATAGCCGTTGGCCTGACACCCAAGGAATTAGATGACATTATTACCCAGAAACTTTCTTCTTTTTTCCCCCAGCCTAAAGTTACAATAATTGTCCAAAAATTTCAATATCCTCAATTTTCTGTTATCGGACAGGTTAATAAATCAGGGGTCTTTACTTTAGATCGTGATATTAAAGTCTTAGAAGCTATTTCTTGGGCCGGAGGATTCTTACCTGATGCGGATACGAGAAAGGCTCTGATCTTTAGAGAAAAAGTAGGGGTAGTTTCCCTTGATTTATACAGTCTTTTAAACTTAAAGAAAAACGAAAATAATATCCTCCTAAAACCCAATGACATTCTTTATATTCCTAATAATAAAGATAATTTTGTCTATATGATTGGAGAAGTTAAAAATCCTGGTATTTATCCTCTCGAAGATAAGTTAACTCTTTTAAAAGCCATTATCTTAGCTGGAAATCCTAAAGATTCAGCCATGTTGCCATTTACTAAAGTTATTCGACAAACAGAAAAAGGAATAGAGATTATCAATGTTGACTTAAAGGATTTAGCTTTAAAACCAGAGCATCTTAATGAAGTTATTCTTCAGCAAGGAGATATTGTTTATTTACCTCCTACTAAATTAGGTAAACTTAATAAGATCTTAGACCAAGCTATGCCTCTTCTTATGACGATTTTTTATGCTACAGGAACTACTTATAATATTAAAGAACTTTATAAATGA
- a CDS encoding GumC family protein, producing the protein MNSQDLSQPTLQYYLLLFWKRRYLIFFSTFLTSLFVLIISFLLPPLYKSTSVILVEDKTEKLSLFMPPPSPSLRNEVFTQSELIKSRTLIEKAVRELKLADSYDPTKELTYKIKAVVYSLLGKKIPLITKEEIFQGIVKELQEIIAVNIIEGTNLISLTTFANDPKVAYQVNDVILREFMKLNLSFKESETEDMFLLIEKQLKMAKDKLSFHEGQLKNFKEISKITEPIEESRESIGTLSRLEEQYDQTTAERKSSELRLVEVRKEIIKQNKDLASSTLMSNRPEVLSLKEELVNLELKRTKLLSQIPQDEKEILMVENLIRDKKEELKGIVMNTIKEIIPSVTPYLPDMAINNYQNLVSLLINLETEINSLKAKEDTLLKRINSHRERLSKLPAKYANLTQLQRDVDTQERIVSTLREKKEQALMAKTMKFTYIRVIDPPIISRLPAKPKKTLNAMVGLFGGFLFSIFIIVSQEYLKTFKNGLIPPA; encoded by the coding sequence ATGAATAGTCAAGATTTAAGTCAACCTACTCTTCAATACTACCTTTTGCTTTTTTGGAAGAGAAGATATTTAATATTTTTTTCTACATTTCTGACCTCCTTGTTTGTTTTAATAATTAGTTTTTTACTTCCACCTCTTTACAAGTCAACCTCTGTTATCTTAGTGGAAGATAAGACTGAGAAATTATCTTTATTTATGCCTCCTCCTTCCCCAAGTTTACGAAATGAAGTCTTTACTCAATCAGAATTAATAAAATCTCGTACTTTAATTGAAAAAGCAGTTAGGGAATTAAAGTTAGCCGATAGTTATGACCCCACTAAAGAACTTACTTATAAGATTAAAGCGGTAGTTTATAGTTTACTGGGTAAAAAAATTCCTCTTATTACCAAGGAAGAAATCTTTCAAGGAATAGTAAAAGAACTTCAAGAGATAATTGCGGTGAACATTATTGAAGGAACAAACCTGATAAGTTTAACTACCTTTGCCAATGACCCTAAGGTGGCTTACCAAGTCAATGATGTTATCTTAAGGGAATTTATGAAGTTAAATCTTAGTTTTAAAGAAAGTGAAACTGAGGATATGTTTTTACTTATTGAGAAACAATTAAAGATGGCTAAAGATAAATTATCTTTTCATGAAGGACAACTTAAGAATTTTAAAGAAATTAGTAAGATTACTGAACCTATTGAGGAAAGTCGGGAAAGCATAGGGACCTTATCTCGATTAGAAGAGCAATATGACCAAACTACAGCCGAGAGGAAGTCCTCTGAATTAAGATTAGTGGAGGTTCGCAAAGAGATTATTAAACAAAATAAAGATTTGGCTTCCTCGACGTTAATGAGCAACCGTCCAGAAGTTCTTTCTTTAAAAGAAGAATTGGTAAATTTAGAATTAAAAAGAACTAAACTTTTAAGCCAGATTCCCCAAGATGAAAAGGAAATTTTAATGGTAGAAAATCTTATTAGGGATAAAAAAGAAGAACTAAAAGGAATAGTTATGAATACCATCAAAGAAATTATTCCTTCTGTTACTCCTTATCTGCCTGATATGGCGATTAATAATTACCAAAATTTAGTCTCTCTTTTAATTAATTTAGAAACTGAGATTAATTCTTTAAAAGCCAAAGAAGATACCTTATTAAAAAGGATTAATTCTCATCGAGAGAGATTAAGTAAATTACCTGCTAAATATGCTAACTTAACCCAATTACAGAGAGATGTAGATACCCAAGAAAGAATAGTTTCCACTCTTAGAGAAAAAAAGGAACAAGCTTTAATGGCTAAAACTATGAAGTTTACTTATATTAGAGTTATTGATCCACCTATAATTTCTCGTCTTCCTGCTAAACCTAAGAAGACTTTAAATGCCATGGTGGGACTTTTTGGAGGGTTTTTGTTTAGCATCTTTATCATCGTCAGCCAAGAGTATTTAAAAACCTTTAAAAATGGCTTAATCCCACCGGCTTAA